TCTATAGATTTCGAAATGCTGTCCCAGGGTTGCCGACGGGCGATCCTTGTGTTTAGACCAAGTCAACACGCGCTGAAGATTGACACCAGCACGAAGTTGCTTGAGACATCGGACTAGAGCCTGATTACCACTTGATTCTGCAACTCTGTCATGAAATAAATTATTTGCCCGTATAACATCGGCTGAATCACCTTCATCTAAAGACAATCGCGCCTGCGTAAGTGATTCAGAGATTTCGCGTACAGAATTGACGGTGGCTCGCTCAGCCGCCAAGCCAGCGGCCATTCCTTCCAGTTCTGCCCGTAACTCAAAAAAGTCACGGATCTCTTCCTTACTGAAGGTTCGCACACGAAACCCATACCTCGGAACCGATTCCACCAACTGTTCCTGCTCTAAGCGCCTAAAGGCCTCCCTAATTGGTGTTCGACTAACACCTAAAATCTCAATTAACTCCTTCTCCCTTAACCACTGCCCTGGCAGAAATCGCCCGGTTAAAACAAACTCGCGGATTCGCTCATAGACGATAGAGCTCACAGTTTGGGCGACCACCATATTTGAATGTTTCAAGTACCCCCCTCCTCCTTTTTGAATGACAAGTCCAGGCCACCATATTAGATGACACAGATGCTAGGCACAGATGAAGTAGGTGCGATGCTCGATTGTCGTATCTTGTATATGATATTCAAGATGCTGTACGTAATATTCGATTATTCTGTACGAAGCGCTTGATTTGTGGGTGTTTTTCATGAGGAAAAATTTTGGTTACAACTTTTTTATAATCTCGATGGATTTCCCGTTACTTTAAGACGTAATCTGCATTACCCAGACTTTTTCGACCGGGTGGAACTCATAGGGGGCTTTGTGGCATATTCGATCCAAGTTTTTCTATGTATGCACTCCCTCCCTTACTTGCACGTGCAGCAAAGGCGATGAGATTCTGTATCCCATCGCCGTTTCGCTTAAGACGTAAAGGATGGAAGTCTAGCGCTTGTTGAGACGGTAATCGTACTTACCTGTGAACTTCTGTTCCCATCGTTTAGTACGACTGCATATTGACCAGCTCTTGTAGCTCGAAATACATGGTCCGTCATCGCCGCTATATTGTTCGCCGGGCCCGTGGCGTTCGCATCGATACCTGTGTCCCTTCCTGCTATCGTTCCAGCACCTGCACCCGCTGCAGTACCACCTGCTGCACCGCGTCCGGCGGTACCAATTCCACCTATATCAGTCGATCCCGGCAGCATCGTGCCCCCGAGTGTCGCATTGGCGAATCTCCCTTGGTTAACCCCGCCGTTCGCCGCAGTTCTACCACGTCCTCCTTGCGTATTATCGGCCGGTCCTGCACCTGCATGTTGGTTTACAGTCACGGCAACGTTGTTGTTAGCTGGTCCCTGTATACGAACTACCCATCCAGTAGGCACCGTAAGGTGTGAAACATGACTGGTCATAGCCGCAGTTGTGTTTGTGGCTGTTCCTGTATTAGCGAATCGCAAATAAATCGTCCTGTTTGCCGAATCCACCTGAACTGTGTGCTGCCCAACAGTGGATCCTGTTGTACGTACGGTTGTGTTCGTTCTGGTATCACCGTTTCCCAGGCCAGTAGCATTTCCGATAGCGTTTGCTCCTTGACCAATTCCGTTTCCGATTCCTCCAGCGAAACCACCGGCGGTGTTATTCACAGCATTACCACAACCCGCTAGCGATAACAAAACGGAGCACGTAAGCACAAGTGCACATACTTTCCTCTTCATCAGACCCCTCCTTTTTCGACTTCGATACAGGTTCCCCCACCAGTTTTTCACCTATCCACAACGACATACGAATTTATTGGGAGAACGTCTAGTAATAGTGGCCATTCGTAAATGCTTATCTTCTGCCTCAATTTTTCCCATACGTGGCTGTCATGGCTCGTCCATGTTTTCGCACCCACGAGTGGGTTACCTCTCTAATCCCACATTGGACATTTGAACGATTGGACATTTGAACGGAATCCCAAAACATTAATCTAACTAGAAGCGACATAAAAATGGTACGATCCATAAGAAACGAGTTTTCAATCGGGGCATGTTAGCGAATTGACTGAACAAAAGCCTGCAAGGTTAAACTTCAAAAAAATCATGATATCAAGAAAGGAAACTGTTATGGCTCTAACCATTTACATGGTACTAAGTTACTGCTTCCGAATTTACTCATATATGATGTTGGTTTGGATCATCATGTCCTGGATACCGAACATGCGTTATTCCAGGATCGGTACGCTACTCGGAAAACTGGTCGATCCGTACTTCTCGATATTCCGACGCTTTATTCCTCCCTTGGGAGGAATCGATCTTTCGCCCATTGTTGCATTTTTTGTCTATCGCATAATTGTTAGTCTGATTCTTGGGCAAGTTCTCCCTTTTATCCTGCGTTGAGGGGTATATATAATTTCAAGACAATAAACGACCGCGCCGATGATCAACCATTTCAGGCGCGGTCTGTATCTGAAAACAATTCATTTTCTCCTAACATTAGTCATCACAAATCCGCTTTCGGGGAACGTTGGCATTCGTGTGAGACTATAGGTCAAATCCTGGGGCGGAACGTCAAACTGTATCTTCTCGACAAGGAATTTTAAGGTAGCCTTCATGACTTCGACTGTGATCCCTTCGCCCGGACAGCGATGTCCAGTAGCTGGGTCTCCTCCGCCTTGGGGAATGAAATCAAACAAACTCCCCTTCCACTCCTTGAACCGTTCCGGCCGGAATTCATTTGGATTCTGCCAGAGCCGAGAATCGTGGTTCGTCCCGTACATGTCAAGGATGACGAGCATGCCCTGTTCGAACTCACATTCATTCCAAACAAAGTCCTTTCGTACCCTTGCACCGACAAAGGGGCCAAACGGGTAAAAGCGTCGCACTTCCTGTACGAACATTTCGGCGTACTTGTCGTCACCTGTCTGCAACTTCTCCTTACAATCCGGATGCTCATGTAACGCTAAAGCCGTGAAAGTAATGAATGTTGAAATAGCTACAATGGGCCGTAATACGTTGATGAGTTCAACTGCGGCCATTTGGGTATCCAACTGTCTTCCACCAAATTCAGTGTAAAAAGCCATCGCTTGCAGTGCGGAGCCTTCCGGAACTTTCAATTCACCAGTTCGGACGTCGCCTATGACCTGCTTGATCCACTCTTCCGCCCTGGTTCTTGCTCTTCTTCCTTTCCAGTGCCGTGGTCCAACCGCTCCGAAAGCGTCAACCATGTCACTGAAGTCATCCGCGCGCTGTTTAATTTCCGATTTCTGTAAGGGAACTCCAGCCCACTGGCACGCTACCTGGCATAAAAGATTCTTGGCTTCATCAAAAAGTACGATCTGCTTCGACTTTTCCCATCGCGTGATCGAGCTTAGCCACGCGTCCATGGTAAGCTCAGCTAGTCGTTTTTGATGTGGTGGCGTCATGAGCGACATAAATAGAAGCTTCCGGTGAATATGCGCCTCACCGTCCATAGACTGGATCGCATTGACGCCAAATAGTGTTTTTTGAACTCGTTTCGGCGCGGCACCATATCGCTGAAATCGTTGCGGATCGTAAAAGACCTTGGCCGCTTCTTCTCCACTCATACAAATCACCTTCTGGCCCAATAAGCGCGCCTCAAATACATCCGACCGATATCCTTCGGTCCTGTTTTTAATAAACAAGTATCCCTCTTGCAGTAGAGCAAGACTGTTATCGAGGCTTTTATCGCGTGGGACTTCCTCGTTCATTGACAAAGTTTCATTCCCCTTTTTTGTACTCGGCAGTTCGTATACGTGTCTAATAAGTCATCTAGTACATTGAACCGGTGGACAAAATCAGCCTCCGCAAGACCCTATTTAAGTATGAAACGTCCTTGTGTTTTTAAACGTAAAATTCGTTTGTTCCACAATGCAGAACACAGTTTCCTAATACACAACCATTTGATATACTCAAAGTGTGAATTAAGCAATATTTCTAAATTATTCTTTGCCGAATAAGGAGGTATTGTTGAATGAGTCAATATACTTGTCGAGAAGGCGTTCAGATCGTCGGTGATTTTAAACCAGAATACGCGGAAATCCTAACACCTGAAGCGTTGGAGCTTGTCGTCAAACTCACTCGTGCGTTTGACGGCCGACGCCAAAAATTGTTGCAACGACGTGCCGAGCGCCAGGCCGAGATCGATGGGGGCCAGATGCCCAACTTCTTGCCTGAGACGGAGAACATCCGCAAAGGTAACTGGACAGTTGCTCCAATTCCCTCCGATTTACAGGACCGTCGCGTTGAAATCACAGGTCCGTCTGGTGATCGAAAAATGGTCATCAATGCGTTTAACTCCGGTGCGAGTTGCTTCATGGCAGACTTTGAAGATGCCAACTCGCCAACATGGGAAAATACGATTGAAGGGCAGCTCAACCTTCGCGATTCAATCAATCGCCGGATCGACTACACAAGCCCAGAGGGCAAACACTATACGTTGAATGACAAAATTGCCACACTTATCGTTCGGCCGCGGGGCTGGCATTTACCTGAGAAACACGTCCTCATCGACGGCAAGCCAGCTCCCGGTGGCATCTTTGATTTCGCCTTGTATTTTTATCACAATACGAAAACGCTCCTGAATAATGGCTCTGGACCGTACTTTTATCTGCCGAAACTCGAATCCCATCTAGAAGCGCGCCTGTGGAATGACGTGTTCATCATGGCCCAGGACGAACTTGGAATACCCCAAGGTACGATCAAGGCAACTGTGCTGCTCGAGACAATACTCGCCTCCTTCGAGATCGACGAAATAATTTATGAGCTTCGCGAACATATGGCTGGAATTAACTGCGGCCGCTGGGATTATATTTTCAGCTACATTAAAAAGTTGCGGAACAAGCCGGATGTAATTCTGCCGGATCGTGCGCTCGTCACGATGACCGTGCCATTCATGCGCGCCTACACACTACTCACCATTCAGACCTGCCATAAGCGGAATGCTCATTGTATCGGTGGCATGGCTGCCCAGATTCCTGTCAAGAACGATCCAGTCGCCAATGAAGAAGCCCTGGCCAAGGTTCGTGCGGACAAAGAACGCGAAGCTCGCGACGGCCACGATGGAACGTGGGTCGCACATCCGGCGCTGGTGCCTGTTGCGAAGGCCGTATTCGACGAACTGATGCCACAGCCTAATCAAGTTGATCGCAAACTGGAAGACGTTCACGTCACCGCCGCCCAATTGATCGAGGTTCCGGAAGGCCCCATTACCGAGGCGGGACTTCGGACCAACGTCAGCGTTGGCGTTCAGTACACAGAAGCATGGCTTCGCGGGTTTGGCGCTGTCCCAATCTTCAACTTGATGGAAGATGCAGCCACCGCGGAAATCTCGCGCGCCCAAGTCTGGCAATGGATTCATCACCCGCGCGGCATCCTAGCCGACGGCGGCAAAGTAACTGTCGAATTATTCAATCAGGTGTTGACGGAGGAACTTGCCAAGGTAAAGGCGGCTATCGGTGAGGACCAGTACAACGCTGGTAAATTCGATCTCGCCAGTGACCTGTTCACCAAGATCACACTGAGTGATGAGTTTGTTGACTTCCTAACGTTACCAGGCTACGACTACATCGACTAACATGAAACGATTCCGAAGCAGTTCCTAAGGGGCATCTTTTGGATGCCCCTTATCTGATTCTGCTATTCAATGTGATCGCGAGAGATGAAAGCACCTAAATCCTCTCTCGCGCACGCGTTAGTTGTTACGCTCCACGACCGACTTGACGACGCAAGCTTGGCGTTTGTTTTACGGGCGTGTGTGTGTCTTTCCATTCCCGTCCTTCCAATTTTGGTGTATCGGATGTCGATTGTTCGTGCTCAGTTTCCAAAATAGAAGCATCTTCCAGGTTTTCTTCAGTTGGTTCCTCCTCAATCGGCGGATCGTTCTGAACCGTTCCAGATGTCTCAACTGTGTTGTATGCTTCTTCCGGTTGTACTTCGTCCGAGAATGCCGATCCGGCAGTTAAACAGCCGATGGCATTCATCCATTGTGCGTTTTCCTGAAGAACTTCGTTGAAATGGAATCCTTTTAATTCAGCTTCCAATGAGGTGGCACCACCGCCTATCCAAAACAGGCCGCGAATGCGATTTTTACGCGCTCCCCACAATTCCGACAGTTGTGATTTCAAGAGTGCGGCCAGGTTCTGTTTGGCCTGCTTGACTTCGCGTGTAAAGTCCCATTCGCGATTCCCGTAAAATACTGTGCCCCTCTCAAGTACCTGATCTGCGAGATCCCGGTCCAGCATGTCTCCGGTTTGCGCCTCGAAACAACGACGAATGGTTTGCGTCAAGTCGCGTGTCCCGTGTGAAAGGGTACCGGATAGTTCTTCATGGACCATGAGGGCGTCACCGATGGGCTCCAGGACCACCACATCCACCGTGTCACCACCGATATCGACGATTGCGACATATCCATCTTTGTAGGTAAACAGGTCCTTATATTTTTTAGCAAGTGCGTATGCTGCGACGAGTCCTTGGGGATACGCGGTCACCGATCGGATTGTTATGTTACGAGGTTCGCGCCCCAGCACATCAACACGTTGTGTTGCCCCATCCAATCGCGCTGTGAGTTGATCCTTCACCATACCAAATTGGCTGTAGGGAAAATCGAGTACAAGGTCTACTGGTTCGTCGTCACGTACCAACAGCCCAA
This is a stretch of genomic DNA from Alicyclobacillus dauci. It encodes these proteins:
- a CDS encoding GntR family transcriptional regulator, which gives rise to MKHSNMVVAQTVSSIVYERIREFVLTGRFLPGQWLREKELIEILGVSRTPIREAFRRLEQEQLVESVPRYGFRVRTFSKEEIRDFFELRAELEGMAAGLAAERATVNSVREISESLTQARLSLDEGDSADVIRANNLFHDRVAESSGNQALVRCLKQLRAGVNLQRVLTWSKHKDRPSATLGQHFEIYRAIKDGDSRLARTTASKHVLDSLELALETIVFSEHSTNPD
- a CDS encoding YggT family protein; this encodes MVLSYCFRIYSYMMLVWIIMSWIPNMRYSRIGTLLGKLVDPYFSIFRRFIPPLGGIDLSPIVAFFVYRIIVSLILGQVLPFILR
- a CDS encoding cytochrome P450; this encodes MNEEVPRDKSLDNSLALLQEGYLFIKNRTEGYRSDVFEARLLGQKVICMSGEEAAKVFYDPQRFQRYGAAPKRVQKTLFGVNAIQSMDGEAHIHRKLLFMSLMTPPHQKRLAELTMDAWLSSITRWEKSKQIVLFDEAKNLLCQVACQWAGVPLQKSEIKQRADDFSDMVDAFGAVGPRHWKGRRARTRAEEWIKQVIGDVRTGELKVPEGSALQAMAFYTEFGGRQLDTQMAAVELINVLRPIVAISTFITFTALALHEHPDCKEKLQTGDDKYAEMFVQEVRRFYPFGPFVGARVRKDFVWNECEFEQGMLVILDMYGTNHDSRLWQNPNEFRPERFKEWKGSLFDFIPQGGGDPATGHRCPGEGITVEVMKATLKFLVEKIQFDVPPQDLTYSLTRMPTFPESGFVMTNVRRK
- the aceB gene encoding malate synthase A, which produces MSQYTCREGVQIVGDFKPEYAEILTPEALELVVKLTRAFDGRRQKLLQRRAERQAEIDGGQMPNFLPETENIRKGNWTVAPIPSDLQDRRVEITGPSGDRKMVINAFNSGASCFMADFEDANSPTWENTIEGQLNLRDSINRRIDYTSPEGKHYTLNDKIATLIVRPRGWHLPEKHVLIDGKPAPGGIFDFALYFYHNTKTLLNNGSGPYFYLPKLESHLEARLWNDVFIMAQDELGIPQGTIKATVLLETILASFEIDEIIYELREHMAGINCGRWDYIFSYIKKLRNKPDVILPDRALVTMTVPFMRAYTLLTIQTCHKRNAHCIGGMAAQIPVKNDPVANEEALAKVRADKEREARDGHDGTWVAHPALVPVAKAVFDELMPQPNQVDRKLEDVHVTAAQLIEVPEGPITEAGLRTNVSVGVQYTEAWLRGFGAVPIFNLMEDAATAEISRAQVWQWIHHPRGILADGGKVTVELFNQVLTEELAKVKAAIGEDQYNAGKFDLASDLFTKITLSDEFVDFLTLPGYDYID
- a CDS encoding ParM/StbA family protein; translation: MKIAIDQGNQYVKAISETGERVLFRSVIAEGKRRQLFALSKTKSVLTDSLQVSFRDGVQSKHYYVGKMAERFGALPEYVFGKERLKTESAERIIWTTLGLLVRDDEPVDLVLDFPYSQFGMVKDQLTARLDGATQRVDVLGREPRNITIRSVTAYPQGLVAAYALAKKYKDLFTYKDGYVAIVDIGGDTVDVVVLEPIGDALMVHEELSGTLSHGTRDLTQTIRRCFEAQTGDMLDRDLADQVLERGTVFYGNREWDFTREVKQAKQNLAALLKSQLSELWGARKNRIRGLFWIGGGATSLEAELKGFHFNEVLQENAQWMNAIGCLTAGSAFSDEVQPEEAYNTVETSGTVQNDPPIEEEPTEENLEDASILETEHEQSTSDTPKLEGREWKDTHTPVKQTPSLRRQVGRGA